Proteins from a genomic interval of Methanoplanus endosymbiosus:
- the cofD gene encoding 2-phospho-L-lactate transferase translates to MNKSNDDSHNPMKICFLSGGTGTPKLIRGFRSHLDDENISVIVNTAEDMWIYGSHLSPDIDTVMYLFAGILNTDLWWGIRGDTTITNDYLRDLGENIYLTLGDRDRAVNIARGRMLREGESLTQSTELLCEKLGVKAEVLPMTDSEVTTYIRTEEGLIHFQEFWVRHKGRVKIDEVVRDYSKAKATTEALDAIRNADAVILGPSNPVTSISPILECAGIKEALQDKFVIAVSPFIGDTPISGPAKELMEAWGMAPDSAATFSLYSEFTDIFVQDIRDEIPVERSVRFDTLMLNKEISRELAGSLIEIIRERK, encoded by the coding sequence ATGAATAAAAGCAATGATGACAGTCATAATCCGATGAAGATCTGTTTCTTATCCGGAGGCACAGGCACTCCAAAGCTTATCAGGGGTTTTAGAAGTCATCTTGATGATGAAAATATCTCAGTTATTGTAAACACAGCTGAGGATATGTGGATCTACGGAAGCCACCTGTCACCGGATATTGACACAGTCATGTACCTCTTTGCCGGAATTTTAAACACTGACTTATGGTGGGGTATTAGGGGTGATACAACAATTACCAATGATTATCTGAGGGATCTTGGTGAGAACATCTACCTGACACTTGGGGATCGCGATCGTGCGGTAAATATTGCAAGGGGCAGGATGCTCAGAGAAGGAGAATCTCTTACACAGTCCACAGAACTTTTGTGTGAAAAGCTTGGTGTTAAAGCGGAAGTTCTCCCTATGACAGATTCAGAGGTCACCACCTATATACGAACTGAAGAAGGACTGATCCATTTTCAGGAGTTCTGGGTGAGGCATAAGGGGAGGGTTAAAATTGATGAGGTTGTGAGAGATTACTCAAAGGCTAAAGCAACCACAGAAGCACTGGACGCTATCAGAAATGCAGACGCAGTCATCCTCGGCCCTTCAAATCCTGTAACAAGCATATCACCAATACTTGAATGTGCCGGAATAAAAGAGGCCCTGCAGGATAAATTTGTAATCGCAGTCAGCCCGTTCATAGGTGACACTCCGATAAGCGGCCCTGCAAAGGAACTGATGGAGGCATGGGGTATGGCTCCGGATTCAGCTGCCACATTCAGCCTGTACAGTGAATTTACAGATATATTTGTTCAGGACATCAGGGATGAAATTCCGGTTGAGAGATCAGTCAGGTTTGACACACTTATGTTAAATAAAGAGATCAGCAGAGAACTTGCCGGTTCACTTATTGAAATCATCAGGGAAAGAAAGTGA